A genomic region of Runella rosea contains the following coding sequences:
- a CDS encoding VOC family protein produces MRIGHLTLLVNNYDEAIFFYTQKLGFILLEDIQLTPEKRWVIVAPSDAQGAGLLLAKAATDEQKQHIGNQTGGRVFLFLYTDDFWQTYENMKAQGVTFLEEPRSEPYGRVVVFQDLYGNKWDLLESKSNAY; encoded by the coding sequence ATGAGAATCGGACACCTTACACTATTGGTCAACAACTACGACGAAGCCATCTTCTTCTATACCCAAAAATTAGGTTTTATCCTCCTCGAAGACATTCAGCTCACACCCGAAAAACGCTGGGTAATCGTTGCCCCTTCTGATGCGCAAGGCGCTGGCTTACTCTTGGCCAAAGCCGCTACGGACGAACAAAAACAACACATTGGAAACCAAACGGGAGGACGTGTTTTCCTGTTTTTGTACACCGATGACTTCTGGCAAACCTACGAAAATATGAAGGCACAGGGGGTAACGTTTTTGGAAGAACCACGGTCGGAGCCATACGGACGGGTAGTAGTATTTCAGGATTTATACGGCAATAAATGGGACCTCTTGGAAAGTAAAAGCAATGCTTATTAA
- the yiaA gene encoding inner membrane protein YiaA: MYQKPSSAFIGASWVALGAGMLGYLIGLWRAEMLLNEKGYYFTILMYGLFSAVSVQKCVRDRLEGVPVTDIYYGISWFSTILAVTLLAVGLWNATMLPSEKGFYAFAFLLSMFGAIAVQKNTRDSQDFKKQG; encoded by the coding sequence ATGTATCAAAAACCGTCAAGTGCTTTTATCGGTGCCTCTTGGGTGGCATTGGGCGCAGGAATGTTAGGTTACCTCATCGGACTTTGGAGAGCCGAAATGCTACTTAACGAAAAAGGGTATTATTTTACGATTCTTATGTACGGATTATTCTCCGCCGTATCGGTGCAAAAATGCGTCCGCGACCGTTTGGAGGGTGTCCCCGTCACCGATATTTACTACGGCATCAGTTGGTTTTCCACCATTTTGGCCGTTACGCTTTTGGCCGTCGGGCTTTGGAATGCCACCATGCTGCCTAGCGAAAAGGGCTTTTATGCCTTCGCTTTTTTGCTCAGTATGTTTGGCGCCATCGCCGTGCAGAAAAACACGCGCGACAGTCAGGATTTTAAAAAACAAGGTTAG